One part of the Salmo salar chromosome ssa28, Ssal_v3.1, whole genome shotgun sequence genome encodes these proteins:
- the LOC123731422 gene encoding repetitive proline-rich cell wall protein 1-like has protein sequence MSCCSTFLLPPPSKSPYHYQTPCIQPPSKSPYHYQTPCIQPPSKSPYHYQTPCIQPPSKSPYHYQTPCIQPPSKSPYHYQTPCIQPPSKSPYHYQTPCIQPPSKSPYHYQTPCIQPSSKSPYHYQTPCIQPPSKSPYHYQTPCIQPPSKSPYHYQTPCIQPPSKSPYHYQTPCIQPSSKSPYHYQTPCIQPPSKSPYHYQTLCIPQ, from the coding sequence ATGAGCTGTTGTAGCACCTTCCTCTTGCCACCACCATCCAAGAGCCCATACCATTACCAGACCCCCTGCATTCAACCACCATCCAAGAGCCCATACCATTACCAGACCCCCTGCATTCAACCACCATCCAAGAGCCCATACCATTACCAGACCCCCTGCATTCAACCACCATCCAAGAGCCCATACCATTACCAGACCCCCTGCATTCAACCACCATCCAAGAGCCCGTACCATTACCAGACCCCCTGCATTCAACCACCATCCAAGAGCCCGTACCATTACCAGACCCCCTGCATTCAACCACCATCCAAGAGCCCATACCATTACCAGACCCCCTGCATTCAACCATCATCCAAGAGCCCATACCATTACCAGACCCCCTGCATTCAACCACCATCCAAGAGCCCATACCATTACCAGACCCCCTGCATTCAACCACCATCCAAGAGCCCGTACCATTACCAGACCCCCTGCATTCAACCACCATCCAAGAGCCCATACCATTACCAGACCCCCTGCATTCAACCATCATCCAAGAGCCCATACCATTACCAGACCCCCTGCATTCAACCACCATCCAAGAGCCCATACCATTACCAGACCCTCTGCATTCCACAGTAG